Proteins from one Argopecten irradians isolate NY chromosome 15, Ai_NY, whole genome shotgun sequence genomic window:
- the LOC138308609 gene encoding uncharacterized protein, with protein MQSRLREARGKRRRERRKGGERNREGEEREVKRSKEGGERIEKQARLKEKNLNLERIRVTYGDERDYGKEDETSAERAHEKARTDRVARRTDGGEETRVNEKRREGRKRDSGKDDSRDRRKESTEPRGEGEERSLEKKREVGEERTRGKREEARRRTSVEGSGEVMRLKVEDERKEKDMQRAVDRQRDTGEKERRRYRDERKEKDRGKRQREKGVEERRENKSETRRQRGQVYNRPRTEHKKRARGERRPEGTSRRERRRHKEGVEVGRDRRERRRRGKLETEEEEKEADVSMASKKSMKRSNTEDRRERSREAGPYTREEREGRTERGQRKSREREREKRDRTIRKNKEKRRTKERDEKEERQEERKRSEKEEAEES; from the exons ATGCAGAGCAGATTAAGAGAAGCAAGGGGGAAGAGAAGAAGAGAGCGGAGGAAAGGAGGAGAGAGGAACAGAGAAGGAGAAGAGCGTGAAGTAAAGAGATCGAAAGAAGGAGGAGAAAGAATAGAAAAGCAAGCAAGACTAAAGGAGAAAAATCTTAACCTCGAAAGGATAAGAGTAACATACGGGGATGAGAGAGATTATGGAAAGGAGGATGAGACGAGTGCC GAGAGAGCGCATGAAAAAGCGAGAACAGATAGGGTGGCAAGGAGAACCGACGGAGGAGAAGAAACAAGGGTGAACGAAAAGAGGAGAGAAGGAAGGAAACGCGATAGCGGGAAGGACGATAGCCGTGACAGGAGAAAAGAAAGCACAGAGCCGAGGGGTGAGGGAGAAGAACGAAGCCTTGAGAAAAAGAGAGAAGTAGGAGAAGAGCGGACGCGCGGAAAAAGAGAAGAAGCAAGAAGGAGAACGAGTGTAGAAGGGAGTGGCGAAGTGATGCGACTGAAAGTAGAAGACGAAAGAAAAGAGAAAGACATGCAACGCGC CGTAGACAGACAGAGAGA TACGGGAGAGAAAGAACGAAGAAGGTATAGAGAtgagagaaaagaaaaagacaGAGGAAAGCGGCAGAGAGAAAAAGGAGTAGAGGAGAGACGTGAGAACAAAAGCGAGACGAGGAGACAAAGAGGACAAGTGTATAACCGACCAAGAACAGAGCACAAGAAACGAGCAAGAGGCGAACGAAGACCTGAAGGAACGAGCCGCAGGGAGAGAAGACGACACAAGGAGGGAGTCGAAGTAGGAAGAGATCGACGAGAAAGGAGACGGAGAGGGAAACTTGAAACGGAGGAGGAGGAGAAAGAAGCCGACGTTAGTATGGCAAGTAAGAAGAGCATGAAGCGCAGTAACACCGAAGATAGGAGAGAGAGGTCGAGAGAAGCAGGGCCGTACACCAGGGAAGAGAGAGAAGGAAGGACCGAGAGAG GGCAAAGGAAGAgtcgagaaagagagagagagaagagagaccGCACGATAAGAAAGAATAAGGAGAAGAGAAGAACAAAGGAAAGAGACGAGAAAGAGGAAAGACAGGAGGAAAGGAAGAGGAGCGAGAAGGAAGAAGCAGAGGAGAGTTAG
- the LOC138308606 gene encoding ATP-dependent DNA helicase PIF1-like codes for MRQKGDFNFAQMLSRLHTADHSPDDIEVLKSKIISRASEHYPKTALHIFPTRADVESHNSSLLNAQPEEKVDIVAITKYPRVLKNYDCSQVVGGLCHHLRLCKNARIMLVKNLDVADGLVNGATGIILDILHNEQSSPMPKALIVKFDNRNIGRLARQSSKISLQSYKDGVPILPVEVKQNAGRSDTSPEITRIQFPVVLCWACTIHKVQGQTLDNVVISFKRLRTKGQAYVAFSRITSLRGLFLLDFNADAIKKDNSVSEEMTRLRNEKSIHLFFR; via the coding sequence ATGCGACAGAAAGGAGACTTCAATTTTGCGCAAATGCTGAGTAGGTTGCACACCGCTGACCATTCTCCAGATGACATTGAAGTACTGAAGTCAAAGATAATTTCTAGAGCAAGTGAGCACTATCCCAAAACAGCATTACATATTTTCCCCACTCGCGCAGATGTTGAATCCCACAACTCATCACTGTTGAATGCACAGCCTGAGGAAAAAGTGGATATAGTGGCTATTACTAAATACCCTAGGGTGCTGAAAAACTATGACTGCTCTCAAGTTGTTGGAGGTCTCTGTCACCATTTAAGACTTTGCAAGAACGCAAGGATAATGTTGGTTAAGAATCTTGATGTAGCTGATGGACTAGTCAATGGTGCTACTGGAATTATCCTTGATATTCTGCACAATGAACAATCATCACCAATGCCAAAGGCCCTCATCGTGAAGTTTGACAACAGAAATATTGGAAGACTAGCTCGTCAGTCATCAAAGATATCACTTCAATCCTACAAAGATGGTGTTCCTATTCTCCCAGTAGAAGTAAAACAAAATGCTGGAAGGTCTGATACATCTCCAGAAATCACTCGCATACAATTCCCTGTCGTTCTGTGTTGGGCTTGTACAATTCACAAAGTGCAAGGACAGACTCTGGATAATGTTGTCATTTCATTCAAAAGACTAAGGACAAAAGGTCAGGCTTATGTTGCCTTTAGTCGCATAACGTCATTAAGGGGACTTTTTCTCCTGGATTTCAATGCAGATGCTATTAAGAAAGATAACAGCGTTTCTGAAGAAATGACTCGCCTAAGAAATGAAAAAAGCATCCATCTTTTCTTCCGATAA
- the LOC138308608 gene encoding pre-mRNA-splicing factor 38B-like: MSRRPQVRQTKESEEKKMRSKEQRQEGSRREETGTRSSNRYKRRKQGVERICVKQEKQGKKRRGANDEEKAEGLRAGAEEKKERDTSSSQGLLATYFSDQMHRQQNSPVSVLGNIHQGKTENRKRKRSQLDEQTRENVCSTETENRKRKRSQLDEQKKENIKHKDTTSRQSKRSQLDEQKKGSIKQQEHNKQTNCHTSLVKSKMPAMATSNNLKLLEIPKELKDLGELERLDNNISCQQTLDNNVLQMWK, encoded by the exons ATGTCGAGACGTCCACAGGTAAGACAGACGAAGGAGAGTGAGGAGAAGAAAATGAGGAGCAAAGAACAAAGGCAGGAGGGGTCTCGAAGGGAGGAGACGGGAACAAGGAGCAGTAACAGATACAAGCGAAGGAAGCAGGGAGTGGAGAGAATATGTGTTAAGCAAGAGAAGCAGGGAAAGAAACGGCGAGGAGC AAATGACGAAGAAAAAGCGGAAGGACTGCGAGCCGGCGCTGAAGAGAAGAAGGAGAGG GATACCTCCTCTTCTCAAGGCTTGCTGGCTACCTACTTTAGTGACCAGATGCACAGGCAGCAGAACTCCCCAGTGTCGGTCCTAGGGAACATTCATCAAGGAA AAACCGAGAACAGGAAGAGGAAACGAAGTCAGCTTGATGAACAGACAAGGGAAAATGTCTGCTCAACAGAAACAGAGAACAGGAAAAGGAAACGAAGTCAACTTGATGAACAGAAAAAGGAAAACATCAAGCACAAGGACACAACAAGCAGACAAAGTAAGCGAAGTCAACTTGATGAACAGAAAAAGGGAAGCATCAAGCAACAAGAACACAACAAGCAGACAAA TTGCCATACAAGTTTAGTGAAAAGTAAGATGCCGGCTATGGCTACTTCAAACAACCTCAAACTGCTGGAAATTCCTAAGGAGTTGAAAGATTTAGGGGAATTGGAAA GATTGGATAACAACATCAGCTGCCAACAGACATTGGACAACAATGTTCTACAGATGTGGAAATGA
- the LOC138308607 gene encoding uncharacterized protein, translating into MDIQFVCVPYACISYIASYVTKDERELSQMLMEAAKELRDADVKVRLRKVGNVYLSNREISAQEAAYRLLSIPLKRCSTKMVLVPTELPEDRIGIIKPQPVLDSLEDDDTGIFSIGIVDKYQMRPPHLLLENICLWEFSTWYETVSPQDSNRDQDASLDLELPKKIVLMDGESVMKKRTSPATPMYHVFSVNKESEKNYHQQLMLFLPWRNEDELKYPDCDFPYENKFEKVQETVMATKDQMERHSELVADALQNFSENGPSQHAWDLLDAEHEQRMSDDVRCINEENDKNCKHIEVSRRPVMLAATTKPNALKDDQLRDIIHSLNEKQRTVFDHVINWCKDTVSTKDHRPPPFHLFVTGGAGTGKSQLIKAIYHQASSILQEPGENPDSPVILLTSPTGTASYNIGGTTLHAALHLPRGRYYSLRSNPSLLATFRTTMSQLKILVIDEISMVGRTMFTHIHKRLQEAKGTDGSGTLFGGVSILAVGDFYQLPPVQQHKLLTPKWQIPNEWTLKNCQYSLQGCGKTTLACVCVCN; encoded by the coding sequence ATGGATATTCAATTTGTTTGTGTTCCTTATGCCTGCATTTCTTACATCGCCTCATATGTGACAAAGGATGAACGGGAATTGTCTCAAATGCTGATGGAAGCAGCAAAGGAACTAAGAGATGCAGATGTAAAAGTCAGACTCAGAAAAGTTGGGAATGTGTACCTGAGCAATCGGGAAATCAGTGCTCAAGAGGCAGCCTATCGTCTTCTTAGTATTCCCTTAAAGCGATGCAGTACAAAAATGGTTTTGGTACCAACAGAATTGCCAGAGGACCGCATTGGAATTATCAAGCCCCAGCCAGTGCTGGATTCACTGGAAGATGATGACACTGGTATCTTCTCTATTGGAATTGTGGATAAATATCAAATGAGACCTCCCCATCTGTTACTTGAAAATATATGTCTTTGGGAGTTTTCTACTTGGTATGAAACAGTTTCTCCTCAGGACAGCAATCGAGATCAGGATGCAAGTCTGGACTTGGAGCTtccaaagaaaattgttttaatggaTGGTGAATCTGTAATGAAGAAACGGACAAGCCCTGCAACACCAATGTACCATGTATTCTCTGTCAACAAAGAGTCAGAAAAAAATTACCATCAGCAATTAATGCTGTTTCTTCCTTGGAGGAATGAAGATGAACTGAAATATCCTGACTGTGATTTCCCATATGAGAACAAGTTTGAGAAAGTGCAGGAAACAGTTATGGCAACAAAGGATCAGATGGAACGTCACAGTGAGTTGGTTGCAGATGCATTACAAAACTTCAGTGAAAACGGGCCATCGCAGCATGCATGGGATTTATTGGATGCTGAGCATGAACAGAGGATGTCTGATGATGTCAGATGTATCAATGAAGAAAACGACAAAAATTGCAAGCACATTGAAGTATCTAGGAGACCTGTCATGCTTGCAGCTACAACAAAACCAAATGCCTTAAAGGATGACCAGTTACGTGACATCATCCACAGTTTGAATGAGAAGCAAAGGACAGTCTTTGATCATGTTATTAATTGGTGCAAGGACACAGTTTCAACCAAAGATCATAGACCTCCTCCTTTTCACCTCTTTGTCACAGGTGGTGCTGGTACAGGAAAGAGTCAACTCATTAAGGCAATTTACCATCAGGCTTCAAGTATTTTACAGGAACCTGGTGAAAATCCAGATAGTCCAGTTATTTTGTTGACCAGCCCAACAGGAACAGCATCATATAACATTGGTGGTACTACACTCCATGCTGCCCTCCATCTACCTCGTGGTAGGTACTACTCACTTAGATCCAATCCTTCTTTACTGGCAACATTTAGGACTACGATGTCACAACTGAAAATACTGGTTATAGATGAAATTTCCATGGTAGGGAGGACCATGTTTACTCATATTCACAAACGCCTACAAGAAGCTAAAGGAACAGATGGAAGTGGAACACTGTTTGGAGGTGTTAGTATCCTTGCAGTAGGAGATTTTTACCAGCTTCCACCAGTTCAACAGCACAAACTGTTGACACCGAAATGGCAGATTCCGAACGAGTGGACTCTGAAGAATTGTCAGTACTCCTTGCAGGGTTGTGGGAAAACAACTTTAgcttgtgtttgtgtgtgtaacTGA